A DNA window from Coffea arabica cultivar ET-39 chromosome 6c, Coffea Arabica ET-39 HiFi, whole genome shotgun sequence contains the following coding sequences:
- the LOC140008676 gene encoding MADS-box transcription factor 23-like: MGSGKKKIEIKKIEKESSRMVTFSKRRKGLFKKVRELQAKIGANVVVIVFSPAGNPYTIGDVSLFDNALNKGTCPASGGATFNGFDFEKGGKDANAFCASTSNGLREWLNGIDVDGCSEIEKLLHMKEQLLVAGERIQGLIR; this comes from the coding sequence ATGGGCTCCGGGAAGAAGAagatagaaataaaaaaaattgaaaaagaatcATCCCGAATGGTAACATTCTCGAAAAGACGCAAGGGTCTTTTCAAGAAAGTTCGAGAATTGCAAGCCAAAATTGGGGCCAACGTTGTCGTGATTGTCTTCTCGCCGGCCGGGAATCCCTACACGATCGGAGATGTATCGTTGTTCGATAATGCTCTGAACAAGGGTACGTGCCCTGCTTCTGGTGGTGCTACATTTAATGGTTTCGATTTCGAGAAAGGTGGGAAGGATGCGAATGCTTTTTGTGCAAGTACGAGCAACGGTTTGCGAGAATGGTTGAATGGGATAGACGTGGATGGTTGTTCCGAAATCGAGAAATTATTGCACATGAAAGAGCAGTTGCTGGTGGCTGGAGAGAGGATTCAGGGGCTGATTCGGTGA
- the LOC113739094 gene encoding MADS-box protein AGL24-like codes for MGSGKKKIEIKKIEKESSRMVTFSKRRKGLFKKVRELQAKIGANVAVIVFSPAGNPYTMGDISLFDNALNKGTGPASGGATFNGFDFKKGGKDANAFCASTSNGLREWLDGIDVDGCAEIEELLHMKEQLLAARERIQGLIR; via the coding sequence ATGGGCTCCGGAAAGAAGAAGATAGaaatcaaaaaaattgaaaaggaaTCATCCCGAATGGTAACATTCTCGAAAAGACGCAAGGGTCTTTTCAAGAAAGTTCGAGAATTGCAAGCCAAAATTGGGGCCAACGTTGCCGTGATTGTCTTCTCGCCGGCCGGGAATCCCTACACGATGGGAGATATATCGTTGTTCGATAATGCTCTGAACAAGGGTACCGGCCCTGCTTCCGGTGGTGCTACATTTAATGGGTTCGATTTCAAGAAAGGTGGGAAGGATGCGAATGCTTTTTGTGCAAGTACCAGCAATGGTTTGAGGGAGTGGTTGGATGGGATAGACGTGGATGGTTGTGCTGAAATCGAGGAATTACTGCACATGAAAGAGCAGTTGCTGGCGGCTAGAGAGAGGATTCAGGGGCTGATTCGATGA